A single genomic interval of Mycobacterium sp. DL592 harbors:
- a CDS encoding NEW3 domain-containing protein: MRVTSAESTELFVGPPDVPLQLVRIGYAGASGDESVRIDGDGLRGEAPVAGGDGTLEVPVLVERGVPGERRKAQASWGSGELSFEFVVAEPGWTMYMISHFHYDPVWWNTQAAYTSVWHEEPPGRAKQNNGFALVAAHLEMARRDPVYKFVLAEVDYLKPYFDTHPEDRADLLRFVGEGRVEVMGGTYNEPNTNLTGAETSIRNFVHGIGFQRDILGAHPSTAWQLDVFGHDPQFPGMAAEAGLTSSSWARGPHHQWGPMAGDGDPRRMQFSSEFEWIAPSGLGLLTHYMPAHYSAGWWMDSSASLQEAEAATYELFAGLKSVALTRNVLLPVGTDYTPPNAWVTEIHRDWNARYTWPKFICALPSEFFTAVRAEAAARGVAPSPQTRDMNPIYTGKDVSYIDTKQANRAAEDAVLGAERFAVFTALLTGARYPEAALAKAWVQLAYGAHHDAITGSESDQVYLDLLTGWRDAWEIGRVTRAGALALLSRAVAPSPGALVVWNPLAHKRTDIATVRLDEPVRGGATVTDADGAELQTVVSHDGYEVSWRAADVASVGWRTYQLHDSGAQSSWEPLAGNEITNEHYRLRLDPARGGGVESLVELDSGVDLIAPGRVGNELAVYDEYPAHPQAGEGPWHLLPKGAVICSSAFSADTVQAYRSPLGERIVVHGNIGDILRYRQELTLWHGIDRLDCRTTIEEFTGEDKLVRLRWPCPVPGALPVSEVGDAVVGRGFGLMHDHASGADRAVDSALHPWTLDNPAHGWFGLSSAVRVRVGTCTRAVSVAEVVAPTEDTAAAVARDLMVALVRAGVTATCSSASRPRYGHLDVDSNLPDARIALGGPDENSFTADVLAAAGHAYTAELHRQLAAGGQARVWVPASAPLDRVWQPDADLRAVLALPVLIVAGHWADGLSEAIAALVDDLDDAEIVVAQDAPAELGDFAARTVALINRGVPGFAIESDHTLHSSLMRSCTGWPSGVWIDPPQRKTPDGSNFQLQHWTHSFDFALVSGAGDWRESETSLRSAEFNHPLVVVAAGEPAGVLPPDGSLLSVEPSGTVQLGALKAAGNPTAVGSVAAVDPADVTLRLVETRGETADITLASGVGAVSDVLAADLLEKPRGAAESSLHGYQIATLQARLTVAPVLDGSGAALGPDAEDAQPLYARYWLHNRGPAPLGGLPAVAHLHPEALTTDPGSQVAVRLTMASNCTDSTLKGAVRLRLPRGWAVDREEVRFALPARGYDTADIVLTVPKDAEPGQYPVRAQLTLSGNVPPAWRQTVEDVCVVSVGPEPGGDLVRLATEPDEVAVAPGQTARLAATVASDARADLALEAHVISPWGTWEWIGPAVHGAVLRAGSTAEVAFDVTPPPWQTPGRWWALIRVGCAGRLLYTPAVAVTVR, from the coding sequence GTGCGTGTGACCTCCGCGGAATCAACGGAGCTGTTCGTCGGGCCTCCTGACGTGCCGCTGCAACTGGTACGAATCGGCTACGCCGGCGCCTCGGGCGATGAATCGGTACGCATCGATGGCGACGGCCTCCGCGGTGAGGCGCCGGTAGCGGGCGGTGACGGCACGCTCGAGGTTCCGGTGCTCGTCGAGCGGGGGGTGCCGGGGGAGCGGCGCAAAGCGCAGGCGTCCTGGGGCAGCGGCGAGCTGTCCTTCGAATTCGTCGTCGCCGAGCCGGGCTGGACGATGTACATGATCAGCCACTTCCACTACGACCCGGTGTGGTGGAACACCCAGGCCGCCTACACCAGCGTGTGGCACGAGGAACCGCCCGGCCGCGCCAAGCAGAACAACGGCTTCGCCCTGGTCGCCGCGCACCTGGAGATGGCGCGCCGCGACCCGGTCTACAAGTTCGTGCTCGCCGAGGTCGACTACCTCAAGCCGTACTTCGACACCCACCCCGAAGACCGCGCCGATCTACTCCGGTTCGTCGGCGAAGGTCGCGTCGAGGTGATGGGCGGAACCTACAACGAACCGAACACCAACCTCACCGGCGCCGAGACATCGATCCGGAACTTTGTGCACGGCATCGGTTTTCAGCGCGACATCCTCGGCGCACACCCCTCGACGGCGTGGCAGCTCGACGTGTTCGGCCACGACCCACAGTTCCCCGGGATGGCCGCCGAGGCCGGTCTGACGTCAAGTTCGTGGGCCCGCGGGCCGCACCACCAGTGGGGGCCGATGGCCGGTGACGGCGACCCGCGGCGCATGCAGTTCAGCAGCGAGTTCGAGTGGATCGCCCCGTCGGGGCTGGGGTTGCTGACGCACTACATGCCTGCGCACTACTCGGCGGGCTGGTGGATGGACTCGTCGGCCTCGCTTCAGGAGGCCGAGGCGGCCACCTACGAGTTGTTCGCCGGGCTCAAATCGGTGGCACTGACCCGCAACGTGCTGCTCCCGGTGGGCACCGACTACACCCCGCCCAACGCCTGGGTCACCGAGATCCACCGTGACTGGAACGCCCGATACACCTGGCCCAAATTCATCTGCGCGCTGCCCAGCGAGTTCTTCACCGCCGTGCGCGCCGAGGCTGCGGCGCGCGGGGTGGCGCCCTCGCCGCAGACCCGCGACATGAATCCGATCTACACCGGTAAGGACGTCTCCTATATCGACACCAAGCAGGCCAACCGCGCCGCCGAGGACGCCGTGCTGGGCGCCGAGCGGTTCGCGGTGTTCACGGCCCTGCTGACCGGGGCCCGCTACCCCGAGGCGGCGCTGGCCAAGGCCTGGGTCCAGCTGGCCTACGGCGCCCACCACGATGCGATCACCGGGTCGGAGTCCGACCAGGTTTACTTGGACCTGTTGACGGGATGGCGTGATGCGTGGGAGATCGGACGCGTCACCCGAGCCGGTGCGCTGGCTTTGCTCTCCCGTGCTGTAGCGCCGTCGCCAGGCGCACTGGTGGTCTGGAATCCGTTGGCGCACAAGCGGACCGATATCGCCACGGTTCGGCTCGACGAGCCGGTGCGCGGCGGCGCCACGGTGACCGATGCCGACGGGGCTGAGTTGCAGACGGTGGTCTCGCACGACGGATACGAGGTGAGCTGGCGCGCCGCCGACGTCGCATCGGTGGGCTGGCGCACCTATCAACTGCATGATTCCGGGGCTCAGTCTTCATGGGAACCGTTGGCGGGCAACGAAATCACCAACGAGCACTACCGGCTGCGCCTCGACCCCGCCCGCGGCGGCGGTGTGGAGTCACTCGTCGAGCTGGATTCGGGTGTCGACCTCATCGCACCCGGCCGGGTCGGCAACGAACTCGCCGTCTACGACGAGTACCCGGCTCACCCGCAGGCCGGCGAAGGCCCGTGGCATCTGCTGCCCAAGGGTGCAGTCATATGCTCCTCGGCGTTCAGCGCCGACACGGTGCAGGCCTACCGAAGCCCGCTCGGTGAGCGAATCGTGGTGCACGGAAACATCGGAGACATCCTGCGCTACCGTCAGGAACTGACCCTCTGGCACGGTATCGACCGGCTCGACTGCCGCACCACCATCGAGGAGTTCACCGGCGAAGATAAGCTCGTGCGGCTGCGGTGGCCGTGCCCGGTGCCCGGAGCTCTGCCGGTCAGTGAAGTCGGCGACGCTGTCGTCGGCCGTGGGTTCGGGCTGATGCACGACCACGCCTCCGGTGCGGACCGCGCCGTCGACTCCGCCCTGCATCCCTGGACGCTGGACAATCCGGCGCACGGCTGGTTCGGGCTGTCCTCTGCGGTACGGGTTCGGGTCGGCACCTGTACGCGCGCGGTGTCGGTTGCCGAAGTGGTGGCGCCGACTGAGGACACCGCGGCCGCGGTCGCCCGCGACCTGATGGTCGCACTGGTTCGCGCCGGCGTAACCGCCACCTGTAGCAGCGCCTCACGGCCCCGCTACGGGCACCTCGATGTCGACTCCAACCTCCCCGATGCCCGCATCGCACTCGGCGGCCCCGACGAGAATTCGTTCACCGCAGACGTTCTCGCTGCCGCCGGCCACGCGTACACCGCCGAACTACATCGCCAACTCGCTGCCGGCGGCCAGGCCAGAGTGTGGGTGCCGGCGTCGGCGCCGCTGGATCGGGTGTGGCAGCCCGACGCCGACCTGCGCGCGGTGCTGGCACTGCCCGTGCTGATCGTCGCCGGACACTGGGCCGACGGCCTCAGCGAGGCCATCGCCGCCCTGGTCGACGACCTCGACGACGCGGAAATCGTCGTCGCCCAGGACGCCCCGGCCGAGTTGGGCGACTTCGCCGCACGGACCGTCGCGCTGATCAACCGCGGTGTACCCGGCTTCGCGATCGAATCCGATCACACCTTGCACAGCTCCCTGATGCGGTCATGTACCGGGTGGCCGTCCGGGGTGTGGATCGACCCGCCGCAACGAAAGACCCCCGACGGGTCCAACTTCCAACTGCAACACTGGACCCACAGCTTCGACTTCGCCTTGGTATCCGGTGCCGGGGACTGGCGCGAGAGTGAAACATCGCTCCGCAGCGCGGAATTCAACCATCCGCTCGTTGTCGTGGCCGCGGGTGAGCCTGCCGGCGTGCTGCCTCCCGACGGCTCACTGCTGAGCGTCGAACCCTCGGGCACGGTACAACTCGGTGCGCTCAAAGCCGCTGGAAACCCGACAGCCGTGGGCAGCGTGGCCGCCGTCGACCCCGCCGACGTCACCCTGCGCCTGGTCGAAACACGCGGCGAGACAGCTGACATCACGCTGGCATCCGGGGTGGGCGCGGTATCCGACGTGCTCGCGGCCGACCTGCTCGAGAAGCCGCGCGGCGCGGCGGAGTCGAGCCTGCACGGCTACCAGATCGCCACCCTGCAGGCGCGGCTGACGGTCGCCCCCGTTCTCGACGGTTCCGGTGCAGCACTCGGGCCCGACGCCGAAGACGCCCAACCCCTGTACGCCCGCTACTGGCTGCACAACCGCGGCCCGGCACCCTTGGGCGGCCTACCCGCTGTCGCGCACCTGCACCCCGAGGCCCTCACCACCGATCCGGGCAGCCAGGTCGCGGTGCGCCTCACCATGGCCAGTAACTGCACCGATAGCACACTGAAAGGTGCTGTACGCCTGCGTCTTCCGCGAGGATGGGCGGTGGACCGCGAAGAGGTGCGGTTCGCGCTGCCCGCCCGCGGATACGACACGGCCGACATCGTGCTGACCGTGCCGAAGGATGCCGAACCCGGCCAGTACCCGGTGCGCGCACAGCTCACGCTCAGCGGGAACGTGCCCCCGGCCTGGCGGCAAACCGTCGAAGATGTCTGCGTGGTGTCCGTGGGGCCCGAACCCGGCGGGGATCTCGTGCGGCTGGCCACCGAACCCGACGAGGTTGCCGTCGCACCAGGACAGACTGCCCGGCTCGCCGCCACGGTGGCCTCCGATGCGCGCGCCGACCTGGCCCTGGAAGCCCACGTGATCAGCCCGTGGGGCACCTGGGAGTGGATCGGACCGGCCGTGCACGGGGCGGTGCTGCGCGCCGGCTCCACCGCCGAGGTGGCATTCGACGTCACGCCGCCGCCGTGGCAGACCCCCGGCCGGTGGTGGGCGCTGATCCGGGTCGGCTGTGCGGGCCGACTGCTCTACACACCCGCTGTGGCGGTGACGGTCCGATGA
- a CDS encoding cyclopropane mycolic acid synthase family methyltransferase, which translates to MAEATDTKDMRPHFEEIQAHYDLSDDFFGVFQDPTRKYSCAYFTGPNATLSEAQVANVDQHLDRLDLKPGMTLLEVGCGWGLTLQRAMEKYDVNVIGLTLSKNQKAYCDQLLANVDSDRTFDVRLEGWEQFHSPVDRIVSIEAIEHFGFERFDDFFKRCFDILPDDGRMTIQSSCGYHPDDLIARGRKLTFELARFAKFMVDVIFPGGRIPSTKMLVAHGEKAGFVVPEPLSLRNHYIKTLGIWAARLEQHKDEAIAAAGVESYDNYMRYLTGCQYYYLDESIDVSLVTYLKPGAVASA; encoded by the coding sequence ATGGCCGAGGCAACAGACACCAAGGACATGCGGCCCCATTTCGAGGAAATCCAAGCTCATTACGACCTTTCGGACGATTTCTTCGGCGTGTTCCAGGATCCGACCCGCAAGTACAGCTGTGCGTACTTCACCGGGCCGAACGCCACCCTGTCGGAAGCCCAGGTCGCCAATGTCGACCAGCACCTCGACCGGTTGGACCTCAAGCCGGGCATGACCCTGCTGGAGGTGGGCTGCGGCTGGGGACTGACGTTGCAGCGCGCGATGGAGAAGTACGACGTCAACGTCATCGGGCTGACTCTGTCGAAGAATCAGAAGGCCTACTGCGACCAGCTGCTGGCCAACGTCGACAGTGACCGCACGTTCGACGTGCGGCTGGAGGGCTGGGAGCAGTTCCACTCGCCGGTCGACCGGATCGTCTCGATCGAGGCCATCGAGCACTTCGGCTTCGAGCGCTTCGACGACTTCTTCAAGCGCTGCTTCGACATCCTGCCCGATGACGGTCGCATGACCATCCAAAGCAGCTGCGGCTACCACCCGGATGACCTGATCGCCCGTGGCAGGAAGCTGACGTTCGAGTTGGCCCGCTTCGCCAAGTTCATGGTTGATGTGATCTTCCCGGGTGGCCGTATCCCGAGCACCAAGATGTTGGTCGCGCACGGAGAGAAGGCCGGGTTCGTCGTGCCTGAGCCGCTGTCGCTGCGTAACCATTACATCAAGACCCTCGGTATCTGGGCCGCGCGACTTGAGCAGCACAAGGACGAGGCCATCGCGGCGGCCGGCGTCGAGAGCTACGACAACTACATGCGGTATTTGACCGGCTGCCAGTACTACTACCTCGACGAGTCGATCGACGTCAGCCTGGTGACCTACCTCAAGCCGGGCGCCGTCGCCTCCGCGTAG
- a CDS encoding YafY family protein — translation MSQTTSRVLQLLGLLQSRRVWSGPELADRLGVTTRSVRRDVDRLRELGYPVHASTGHGGGYQLGAGASLPPLLIDSDEAVAMAVCLRLAAGGSVAGMGEAALRALSKLDQVMPAKLRSQVAAIHDSTVTLTPNSETPIDPEVLMTLARACRDHEHVDSSYVDRAGMSSSRRLEPYQLVTTGRRWYLQAYDRDRHDWRSLRLDRMAEVRARGTTFTARDAPDAADYVGRAISASPYRYVARVRYQAPQEILAQHFSPSSVTFEDARPGTCIVVTGADDARRLALYLAMPGIAFEVLEPAEVAEGASAMARLLAEAVS, via the coding sequence ATGTCCCAGACCACGAGCCGGGTGCTGCAACTGCTGGGGTTGCTGCAGTCCAGACGGGTGTGGTCCGGTCCCGAGCTGGCCGACCGCCTCGGCGTAACCACGCGCAGCGTGCGCCGCGACGTCGATCGGCTGCGTGAGCTGGGCTATCCCGTGCACGCCAGCACCGGCCACGGTGGCGGCTACCAGCTGGGGGCCGGCGCCTCGCTACCGCCACTGCTGATCGACTCCGACGAGGCGGTCGCCATGGCCGTCTGCCTGCGCCTGGCGGCAGGCGGCAGCGTCGCCGGCATGGGAGAAGCGGCGCTGCGCGCGCTGAGCAAGCTCGACCAGGTGATGCCGGCCAAGCTGCGTTCGCAGGTCGCGGCCATCCACGATTCGACCGTCACGCTCACCCCCAACTCAGAGACACCGATCGACCCGGAGGTGTTGATGACGCTGGCGCGGGCCTGCCGCGACCACGAGCACGTCGACAGTTCTTACGTCGACCGGGCAGGGATGTCCAGTAGCCGCCGGCTCGAGCCGTATCAGCTCGTGACCACGGGGCGGCGGTGGTACCTGCAGGCCTACGACCGCGACCGCCACGACTGGCGAAGCCTGCGCCTGGACCGGATGGCCGAGGTGCGGGCGCGGGGGACGACTTTCACCGCGCGCGACGCTCCCGACGCCGCAGACTACGTCGGCCGCGCGATCAGCGCCTCGCCCTACCGGTACGTCGCCCGCGTCCGCTACCAGGCTCCGCAAGAGATTCTGGCCCAACACTTTTCGCCGTCATCGGTGACATTCGAGGACGCTCGGCCCGGCACCTGCATCGTGGTCACCGGTGCCGACGATGCCCGGCGACTGGCGCTGTACCTCGCGATGCCAGGCATCGCATTCGAGGTCCTCGAACCCGCGGAGGTGGCCGAGGGGGCATCGGCGATGGCCCGGCTACTGGCCGAAGCGGTCAGCTGA
- a CDS encoding cyclopropane mycolic acid synthase family methyltransferase, with protein MPKRLTPHFDDVQAHYDLSDDFFRLFLDPTQTYSCAYFERDDMTLEEAQLAKIDLALGKLGLQPGMTLLDIGCGWGATMMRAVEQYDVNVIGLTLSKNQRDHVERLFSASGSPRSTRIELMGWEEFDEPVDRIVSIGAFEHFGFDRYDDFFNMAYKALPDDGVMLLHTITALTLPQMADRGMPLTIEVAKFVKFILTEIFPGGRLPSIEKVEEHSAAAGFTLTRTQSLQPHYARTLDHWAAALEANRDQAIAVQSEEVYDRYMKYLTGCSRAFRIGYIDVDQFTLEKQPRHTHS; from the coding sequence ATGCCGAAACGGCTCACACCTCATTTCGACGACGTGCAGGCACATTACGACCTGTCCGACGATTTCTTCAGGCTCTTCCTCGACCCCACTCAGACCTACAGTTGCGCCTACTTCGAGCGCGACGACATGACGCTGGAAGAAGCCCAGCTCGCCAAGATCGACCTGGCACTGGGCAAGCTGGGCCTGCAGCCCGGGATGACGTTGCTCGACATCGGCTGCGGGTGGGGCGCCACGATGATGCGGGCGGTCGAACAGTACGACGTCAACGTCATCGGGCTGACGTTGTCGAAGAATCAGCGTGACCACGTCGAACGGCTGTTCTCCGCATCGGGGAGCCCACGCAGCACACGCATCGAGCTGATGGGCTGGGAGGAGTTCGACGAGCCCGTCGACCGCATCGTGTCGATCGGCGCCTTCGAGCACTTCGGATTCGACCGCTACGACGACTTCTTCAATATGGCCTACAAGGCGCTGCCCGACGACGGGGTGATGCTGCTGCACACGATCACCGCCCTGACGTTGCCGCAGATGGCTGACCGGGGCATGCCGCTGACCATCGAGGTGGCCAAGTTCGTCAAGTTCATCCTCACCGAGATCTTCCCGGGCGGGCGCCTGCCGTCGATCGAGAAGGTCGAGGAGCATTCGGCCGCCGCCGGCTTCACCTTGACCCGCACGCAGTCGCTGCAGCCGCACTACGCCCGAACCCTGGACCATTGGGCCGCGGCGCTCGAGGCCAACCGGGACCAGGCGATCGCGGTGCAGTCCGAGGAGGTCTACGACAGATATATGAAATACCTGACCGGATGTTCACGAGCCTTCCGAATTGGGTACATCGACGTCGACCAATTCACGCTCGAGAAGCAGCCACGACATACCCATAGCTAG
- a CDS encoding DinB family protein produces the protein AFFAVAYGLTDDQARQTPTVSTLSIGGLIKHATGVQHSWCQRIAAAPGEPPEDTRPFEERAREYEAQYVMSPDETLAQLLDAYARQNRETLRLAETAGLDAAVPVPRDAPWFPRDVDAWSVRWVLLHLVTELGRHAGHADIIRESIDGATMYELVAAAEEWEPQPWLTPWSPKR, from the coding sequence GCGCCTTCTTCGCCGTCGCCTACGGCCTCACCGACGATCAGGCACGTCAGACTCCGACCGTCAGCACGCTGTCGATAGGCGGTCTGATCAAGCATGCCACCGGTGTGCAGCACAGCTGGTGCCAACGCATCGCGGCCGCACCCGGCGAGCCGCCGGAGGACACCCGGCCGTTCGAGGAACGCGCCAGGGAATACGAGGCGCAGTACGTGATGAGCCCGGACGAGACGCTGGCGCAGCTTCTCGACGCCTACGCCCGGCAGAACCGCGAGACGCTGCGGCTGGCCGAGACCGCGGGCCTCGACGCGGCGGTACCGGTACCGCGTGATGCACCGTGGTTCCCGCGGGACGTCGACGCGTGGTCGGTGCGCTGGGTGTTGCTGCACCTCGTCACCGAGCTGGGCCGCCACGCCGGGCACGCCGACATCATCCGCGAAAGCATCGATGGCGCAACCATGTACGAACTCGTCGCGGCGGCCGAGGAGTGGGAGCCGCAACCGTGGTTGACACCGTGGTCGCCGAAGCGGTGA
- a CDS encoding DinB family protein produces the protein MTGTRDLADQLDWHWQHQLRPRLDGLTDAEYFWEPVAGCWTVHPGGQERSDPGIATAGGRAPRATVDFAYPPPQPERFTTIAWRLAHVIVGVFAMRSHSHFGGPPADYQSWSYATDADTALTQLDEEYHRWSTGVQSLTDYDLRRPCGPAEGPYADRSMADLVLHINREVIHHGAE, from the coding sequence ATGACAGGGACCCGCGACCTCGCCGACCAACTCGACTGGCACTGGCAGCACCAGCTGCGCCCGCGGCTGGACGGCCTGACCGACGCCGAATACTTCTGGGAGCCGGTGGCCGGCTGCTGGACCGTGCACCCCGGCGGGCAGGAGCGAAGCGACCCGGGGATAGCCACCGCCGGCGGGCGGGCCCCGAGGGCCACCGTCGATTTCGCGTATCCACCGCCGCAACCGGAGCGGTTCACCACCATCGCCTGGCGGCTGGCCCACGTCATCGTCGGCGTGTTCGCGATGCGCAGCCACTCCCACTTCGGCGGCCCACCCGCGGACTATCAGAGTTGGAGCTACGCCACCGACGCCGACACCGCGCTAACCCAACTCGACGAGGAGTACCACCGCTGGAGCACCGGGGTGCAGTCGCTGACCGACTACGATCTGCGCCGCCCGTGTGGCCCGGCCGAGGGTCCCTACGCCGACCGTTCGATGGCCGACCTGGTGTTACACATCAACCGCGAGGTCATTCACCACGGTGCCGAA
- a CDS encoding alpha/beta fold hydrolase: MEIRCGTAQVADDVEIYYEDMGNPGDPPVLLVMGLGAQLLLWRDGFCERLVNQGHRVIRYDNRDVGLSSKLHGQRAGGALVPSLLRSFVGRPSQSVYTLEDMADDAANLLDHLEIDQAHVVGASMGGMIAQIFAARYAHRTNALGIIFSSNNSAFLPPPAPKALLSLIKGPAPDSPREVIVENSIQVSRIIGSPGYPASEEKLRQEAIEAYDRAHYPQGIARHFGAVLGSGSLKRYDKQISAPTVVIHGRADKLMRPTGGRAIASAIPNARLVLIDGMAHDLPEALWDDIVGELKTTFSEANSPAG; this comes from the coding sequence TTGGAGATTCGTTGCGGCACGGCTCAAGTCGCCGACGATGTGGAGATCTACTACGAGGACATGGGCAACCCCGGCGACCCGCCGGTGCTGCTCGTGATGGGTCTGGGAGCCCAACTCCTGTTGTGGCGCGACGGCTTCTGCGAGCGCCTGGTGAACCAGGGCCATCGCGTCATCCGCTACGACAACCGCGATGTCGGGTTGTCGTCGAAACTGCACGGCCAACGTGCCGGCGGCGCCCTAGTGCCCAGCCTGTTGCGGTCGTTCGTCGGCCGGCCCAGCCAGTCGGTGTACACGCTGGAGGACATGGCTGATGACGCCGCGAACCTGTTGGATCATCTCGAGATCGACCAGGCGCATGTCGTCGGCGCGTCGATGGGCGGCATGATCGCGCAGATCTTCGCCGCCCGGTATGCGCACCGCACCAATGCGCTGGGAATCATCTTCTCTTCGAACAACTCTGCGTTCCTGCCGCCGCCGGCGCCGAAGGCGCTGCTGTCGTTGATCAAGGGTCCGGCACCGGACTCGCCGCGCGAGGTGATCGTCGAGAACTCGATTCAGGTGAGCAGGATCATCGGCTCACCGGGCTATCCGGCATCCGAAGAGAAACTTCGCCAGGAGGCCATCGAGGCCTACGATCGGGCTCACTACCCGCAGGGCATCGCGCGTCATTTCGGGGCGGTTCTGGGCAGTGGCAGCCTGAAGCGTTACGACAAGCAGATCAGCGCTCCCACCGTCGTAATTCACGGCCGCGCAGATAAATTGATGCGTCCGACGGGCGGCCGTGCGATCGCCTCGGCGATCCCCAATGCGCGCCTGGTGCTGATCGACGGTATGGCCCACGACCTGCCCGAGGCGTTGTGGGACGACATCGTCGGGGAGTTGAAGACGACGTTCTCCGAGGCGAACAGCCCGGCCGGCTGA
- a CDS encoding AarF/ABC1/UbiB kinase family protein, with the protein MSSTKHREVAKLDRVPLPIEAARIGATGWQLTRTGARVLTKLPGRGPWQDKVIREIPKTFAELGPTYVKFGQIIASSPGAFGESLSREFRGLLDAVPPADTAEVHKLFKQELGGEPGELFATFEEEPFASASIAQVHFATLRSGEDVVVKIQRPGIRRRVAADLQILKRFAQIVEFAKLGRRLSAQDVVADFADNLAEELDFRLEAQSMEAWVSGLHGSSLGRNIRVPEVHWEFTSERVLTMERVQGVRIDDVKEIRKKGFDGTELVKALLFSTFEGGLRHGLFHGDLHAGNLLVDDDGKIVFLDFGIMGRIDPRTRWLLRELVYSLVVKKDHASAGKIVVLLGAVGTVKPEAQAAKDLEAFAQPLTLKTLGDMSYADIGKQLSTLADAYDVKLPRELVLIGKQFLYVERYMKLLAPKWQMMNDPQFSGYFANFMVEISREHQSDVEV; encoded by the coding sequence ATGAGTTCGACCAAACACCGCGAAGTAGCCAAGCTCGATCGGGTTCCGTTGCCGATCGAGGCGGCGCGCATCGGTGCGACGGGTTGGCAGCTCACTCGCACCGGCGCCCGAGTTCTCACCAAGTTGCCCGGCCGTGGGCCCTGGCAGGACAAGGTCATCAGGGAGATTCCGAAGACCTTCGCCGAGCTCGGCCCGACGTACGTCAAGTTCGGTCAGATCATCGCCTCCAGCCCGGGAGCGTTCGGCGAGTCGTTGAGCCGTGAGTTCCGCGGTCTGCTCGACGCGGTCCCGCCGGCCGACACCGCCGAGGTGCACAAACTGTTCAAGCAGGAGCTCGGTGGCGAGCCCGGTGAGCTGTTCGCGACCTTCGAGGAGGAGCCGTTCGCGTCCGCCTCGATCGCCCAGGTGCACTTCGCCACCCTGCGCAGCGGTGAGGATGTCGTCGTCAAGATCCAGCGCCCGGGTATCCGGCGCCGGGTTGCCGCCGATCTGCAGATCCTCAAGCGCTTCGCCCAGATCGTTGAGTTCGCGAAGCTGGGCCGGCGGCTCTCAGCCCAGGACGTGGTGGCCGACTTCGCCGACAATCTCGCCGAGGAGCTGGACTTCCGTCTGGAGGCCCAGTCGATGGAGGCCTGGGTGTCGGGTCTGCACGGTTCGTCGCTGGGCCGCAATATCCGGGTCCCGGAGGTGCACTGGGAGTTCACCAGCGAGCGGGTGCTGACGATGGAGCGTGTGCAGGGCGTGCGGATCGACGATGTCAAGGAGATCCGCAAGAAGGGCTTCGACGGCACCGAACTCGTCAAGGCGCTGCTGTTCTCCACCTTCGAGGGCGGCCTTCGGCACGGCCTGTTCCACGGCGACCTGCACGCGGGCAATCTGCTCGTCGACGACGACGGCAAGATCGTGTTCCTGGACTTCGGCATCATGGGCCGGATCGATCCCCGAACCCGTTGGCTGTTGCGCGAACTGGTCTACTCGCTGGTGGTCAAGAAGGACCACGCGTCGGCGGGCAAGATCGTGGTGCTGTTGGGTGCGGTGGGCACCGTCAAGCCGGAAGCCCAGGCCGCCAAGGACCTCGAGGCGTTCGCCCAGCCGCTGACGTTGAAGACCTTGGGCGATATGTCCTATGCCGATATCGGCAAGCAGCTCTCGACGCTGGCCGACGCCTATGACGTCAAGCTGCCGCGGGAGCTGGTGCTCATCGGCAAGCAGTTCCTCTATGTCGAGCGGTACATGAAGCTGCTGGCACCCAAGTGGCAGATGATGAATGACCCCCAGTTCTCCGGCTACTTCGCCAATTTCATGGTCGAGATCAGCCGCGAACATCAGAGCGACGTCGAGGTCTAG